A segment of the Streptomyces pactum genome:
CCTGACGGATGCGCTGGTGGATGCCACCACGTACATCGAAGAGGGCGGGGCGATCCTGCTCCTCACGCCGAAGACCGGCCGTTCGGGGTACGTCGAGGCCAGCGACATTTCGGAAGCCGCGACGACGGCCGGACTGACGGCGTCCAAGAGCGTCAGCGTCGGAAAGGACTGGAGCGGCAGCCGGCTGGCGACGCCCAAGGCCGCCAAGTCCAAGCGGTAGCCGCCCAGGCTCCGCACCACACCAGGACCCCGTACGGGCCGACCGCCGTCGGCCCGTCCGCGGACCCGCGATGACCCCTGCGTAGGGTGGTTCCAGCGAACCACCCTACGAAGGGACGAACAGGACATGACGCTCCAGGTCGGCGACAAGGCCCCCGACTTCGAACTCAAGGACAACCACGGCGCGACCGTCCGGCTGTCCGACTTCCGCGGCCGGAAGAACGTCGTGCTGCTCTTCTACCCGTTCGCCT
Coding sequences within it:
- a CDS encoding DUF3052 domain-containing protein codes for the protein MSATADHAEERTNPAVRLGFQPGQVVQEIGYDDDVDQELREAIEGAVEGELVDEDYEDVADAVVLWFRDDDGDLTDALVDATTYIEEGGAILLLTPKTGRSGYVEASDISEAATTAGLTASKSVSVGKDWSGSRLATPKAAKSKR